GGCTCACGACTGTACCGAGCGCTGCAGGATGTGACCGCTCGGTTGTTTGGCCCCGCCTCTCCTCGTTTGGTTTTGGCCCCGGCTCCCGCCGGTCGCCGAGTGCCAGCGGAGCGAGGTCGCGGCTAGTACCAGAATATCTTGAGCGGGGCTGCTACCTCCCCGATCGCGGCGACGAAGGGTTCTGCAAACCCCGCCCCGATTGCCCGCCTACGAGCCCTGCGTTTCCGCGGTTTTCGCGCTGATGGTTGGCGCCACCCGCTAGGAGTTAGTTAGAAGTGCACACGGATCAACTTCCTGGATCGTTCTTCGGCCCGTCGACGCTTGTCGAGCTGCTGCGGCATCGCGCCATGCACCAAGGCGACGACCTCGGCTACCGCTTCCTGCTCGACGGCGAAAAGTCGACGCTCGAGTGGACCTACGCCGACGTCGATCGCAAAGCCCGCGCCATCGCCGCCTCGCTACAGGCGATGGACATGCAGGGCGAACGGGCGCTGCTACTCTATCCGTCCGGCCTCGACTTCGTCGCTGCGTTCTTCGGTTGCTTGTACGCGGGCGTGATCGCCGTCCCGGCCTACCCGCCGCGCCGCAACCGGAACATGGCCCGCATCGACGCCATCGCGAACGACGCGGAAGCGAAGATCGCGCTCACGACGTTCGAAGTTCTCGAACGCGTGCAAACGATGATCGCCGACACCCCCGCGCTGCAGCGGATCCGTTGGCGCGCCACCGATCAATGGGATGACGAACTCGCCGACCAATGGCGCCGCCCCGACGTCCATGGCGATACGCTCGCCTTCCTCCAATACACGTCTGGTTCAACCGGCACGCCGAAGGGGGTGATGCTCACCCACTCGAACCTGATGCACAACTCGGCCATGATCACCTACGCCTTCGAGCACTCGCGCTCAGGCAGCGGCTGCTTCTGGCTACCTCTTTACCACGATATGGGCCTCATCGGCGGCATTTTGCAGCCGCTCTACATGGGCCGCCTCAATACGCTGCTCTCGCCGACGCACTTCCTACAACGGCCGGTTCGCTGGCTGCAAGCGATTTCGCAGTCGGGGTCGACGATCAGCGGCGGGCCGAACTTTGCCTACGATCTGTGCGCCGAGAAAGTGACCGCCGAACAGAAGCGGACCCTCGATCTCAGCCGCTGGTCGCTCGCCTTCAACGGCGCCGAGCCGGTACGGGCCGAAACGATCGAGCGGTTCAGCAACGCCTTCGCCGAATGCGGCTTCCGTCGCGAGGCGTTCTACCCCTGCTACGGGTTGGCCGAAGCAACGCTGATCGTCGCGGGCGGGTATAAGCAGTCGGAACCGGTGGTCCAGTCGTTCGACCTGCATGCCCTTGAGAAGCATGAAGTCGTCCCGGCCCCGACGGGCGCCGAGCATGCCCGCGAACTCGTCGGCAGCGGCGGCAACCTGCTCGACCAAAACATCGTCATCGCCGATCCCGACACCTTCGAACCTTGCACGGCCAATCAGGTCGGCGAGATCTGGGTCTCAGGCCCCAGCGTCGCCCAAGGCTACTGGCGCCGTGAAGACGCCACTCACGAAACATTCCAAGCCCGCTTGCGCGATGGCCGCGGCCCGTTCCTCCGCACGGGCGACCTCGGCTTCCTGCACAAGGGCGAGCTGTTCGTCACCGGGCGTTTGAAGGACCTGATCATCATCCACGGGGTGAACTACTACCCACAGGACATTGAGCAGTCGATCGGCGTCGCGCACGAGAAAGTGAAGCTCGGCGTTGCCGCGGCGTTTGCCGTGGGCGATCAAGGCGCCGAGCGGTTGGTCGTCGTGCAAGAGACCGAGCGCGGTCGCAACCTCGACTTCGAAGAAATCATCACCGCCATCCGCAAGCGCATCGCCGGGGACTTCGAGCTTCCCGTGTCGGCGGTCGTGCTGCTGAAGACCGGCAGCATTCCGAAGACCTCCAGCGGTAAGATCCAGCGCCACGCCTGCCAGGCGGGTTACCTCGCCGGCACCCTGGCCGCGGTCGCCACCTGGTCGGCCGAGACGGGCCAAGTGGAAGTCATTAAGTCGGTCCGCCGTCGCGATAGCGAAGACGGCGACGACGAGTCAGACGGCCTGGAAGTCGCCGCCGATCTGCCGCAGAAGCCAGCCGCGATCAACGGTTTCGCTGCTCACAAGCCGGTTCCCGTTAACGCTGCAGCCCCCAAGGGCGCCGACCCGCGCCTCACCGGCAACCGCCCGCAGATCATTGAAGTCGTCTACGCGAAGGTCCGCGAAATCGGCCGCGAACGCGTCGGCGAACTCGACTGGGACACGAACATCGTCGAACTCGGTCTCGATTCGCTCGAGCGGATGGAAATCGTCGCCTCGCTGGAAGAAGCGTTCGGCGGCCGTTTCCCCGACTCTGTGCTGCCGTCGATGGAAACCTGCGGCGAAGTCGTCGAAGCGATCGAACAGTTTATGGGCGGCGAACTAAAGGTTCGCACCGGCGCCCCAGCGGCTTACGAAGTTGCCGAGGAAGACTACCAGTTCGCCAAGTCGGCCGAGTATCTCCGCCTGCAGGAGAACTTTAAGCTCACCACGCAGCACGGCATGACGAATCCCTTCTTCACGGTGCATGAAGGGATCATGAATGATCGCACGATCATCAACGGGCAGGAGTACATCAACTTCTGCAGCTACAACTACATTGGCATGTCGGGCGACCCCGTGGTCGTCAACGCGACGCGCGACGCGGTGGCACGCTACGGCACGAGCGTCTCGGCCAGCCGGTTGGTCTCGGGCGAGAAGCCGCTCCACGGCGCGCTCGAACGGGGTATTGCCGACTTCATCGGAACCGAAGCGGCCATCGTGCTAGTCGGCGGTCACTCGACGAACGAGACGGTGATCGGCCACCTGTTTGGCCCAGGCGATCTCATTCTGCACGATTCGCTGTCGCACAACAGCATCATGCAAGGCGCTATTTTGTCGGGCGCCCGTCGTCGGCCGTTCCCGCACAACGACTGGCGTGCTCTGGAAAAAATCCTCGGTGAGATTCGCCACGAGTATCGCCGCGTGCTGATCGTCGTCGAAGGCGTCTACAGCATGGACGGCGACTACCCAGATCTGCCGCAGTTCGTTGAAATCAAGAAACGCCATAAGGCCTACTTGATGGTCGACGAGGCCCACTCGCTCGGCACGATGGGTCTGCACGGCCGCGGTATGTCGGAGCATTTCGGCATCAACCCGCGTGAAGTCGACCTCTGGATGGGCACGCTCAGCAAGTCGCTCGGCAGCTGCGGCGGGTACATTGCCGCTCAAAAGGAAATCGTCGAGTACCTTAAGTACACGGCGCCGGGCTTCGTTTACAGCGTCGGCCTGTCCCCGGCGAATGCGGCTGCGGCGCTCGCTTCACTGAACCTCCTGCAAGAGGAACCGGAACGGGTAGCTCGCTTGGCCGAGAACTCACGGCTGTTCCTCCGCCTGTCGAAAGACGCCGGCCTAAACACCGGCGGCAGCAACAACACGGCGGTCGTGCCAGTGATCACGGGCAACTCGGAACACGCGCTCGTGCTCTCGCAACTGCTGCGGAGCCGCGGGATCAATGTGCAGCCGATTCTGTACCCGGCCGTGGAAGAACGGGCCGCCCGGCTGCGGTTCTTCATCACGAGCAACCACACGCCGGAGCAAATCCACTACACCGTGCGGGCCGTCGCCGAGGAACTCGACTCGATCGATCCTTCCTACCGCGGCGCTGATCGCCCGTTGCCGGAACTGTTGGAAACGCCGTTCGATTCCCGGACGGCCGCCTTGCCGCCGCGGTAACGCAGCCCTTGGCTGAACCATTAATCTGACGTCGCCTTAGCCCCCGGTCATTCAACCGGGGGCTAAGCGTTTCGGGACGCTACAACCGAAATAACCGCCTCGACCATGCCTAGCGGCCCGAGCGGCCCGCCGAACTGGCCGTTGCGCCGACGTTTTCTTTACCCTCTAATTGAAGGGGGTTAGAATCAAACTTACGGGCGGTGCGACGTTCGTTTTCTTGCCTCCAGCCGTCGCCGCGGAACACGCCCGGAGAAAGAGGCCTCATCATGTCGCAGGCAGTCGTCGATCCGGCGGAGCTTCGCCGCTTCGCCCATCAGCTCAAGCTCTTCAACGCGGAACTCGAAGAGCGGATGACCACGCTCGCCGGCCAGCTCCACGCTCTGAACGTTACCTGGCGCGACCAGGAGCAGAAAAAGTTCAGCGAGGAGTTCGAGCAGCATATGAAGCTGATCAGCCGCTCGATCGAAGCCACCAACGAGTATGCGCCGTTCTTGCTGCGTAAGGCGGAGCGGATTGAAGAGTATCTGACGCAACGATAGTCGGCAGGGGGCAGTAGGCAGTGGGCAGGAATTTCTGCCTCACAACCGCCCACTGCTCACTGCTCACTGCTCACTACTATGTCCACCCCCGCGCAAGTCCGTTCGACCGCAGCCATCGAGGCCTTCCGCCTCGCGTTGGTCAAATTTCAGGAGCGGGTGCAGAATGCGATCGATTCGCTCGACGGCGAGCTGCACCGCGCGTCGAACTGGGTCGAACATGACCGTCCATCTCACTGGAAAAACCAAACGCACCTCGCGGAGGACGCCGTCCACCAAGCAAAGCTTGATCTGGAACGCTGCTTGTTAATGACCGTCGCCGGCGAGCGGCCGACCTGCCGCGAGCAGAAGGCCGCGCTTGTCGCCGCGAAGGCGCGCCGCGCTTACTGCCAAGAGAAGTGCGAGGCGGTCAAACGCTGGCAACGTAGCTTTCGGCACGAGCAGTTTGAATACGACGGCCGCATTGGGCAGCTTCGCCGAACGATGGAACTGGACGTTCCCAAAGCGCAAGCCTTGCTGAAGACGATTGTTCGGCGGCTTGAGGAGTATCAGATTGAACGTCCGCCGGAAGCGCAGACGCCGGCTGAGCCGGTAGCGGCGCCGGTTTCGAATGCGACGCCGGTTAGCGCTGCACCGCGACCGCCGGTCGCGGCTTTGCCGGCGCAAGACACACCACTGACCACGGACAATGAAACGTAATGCGCCCCGCCGACCTGCATACCAATGCCGCTTACATTCGCGACGCCTTTGAAGACCTGCAAAAGGCGTGGCTGGAGGTCTCGGAGCAGTGGAACGACGGCGTCAGTCGCGCTTTTTGTGAAAATCACTTGGAACCATTGGGCCCGACCGTCAAACTAGCCCTCGACTCGATGCAGCGGATGGGGGTAATGGTCGCCCACATGCACAATGAGTGTGAGCAGTAGTAGAGGGTTCAGAAGGCAGGGTTCGGGGTTCAGGGATCGCTGAAGCGTCTGGGCTCATTGGAGATCGTTTACCACACTTCATTTCCACGTTCGACTTTCTTATTTCCACGTTTAAGCCTTTGACGACGCCCCGCCTTTCCACCCGCCGCGAACTTGAGCTGATGCAGCAACTGCAGCAGGTCGCTGACAAACGCGCCGGCGAGGAGCGAATCCTGGCGGCCGCAATCAGCGCGGAACTGGAAACCGCCGAGAAGGAGTTCGAGCAAACGGCGCGGAAGCTGAACGAAGCGTACTCGGCAAAGTCGCGCGTCCTCGAAGAGGAGTATGCGACCGTTAGCCAAGCGGCGATAGTTGCTCACGACGAAGCGATCCGGCAGGCGGAGACTCGGCACAAAACGGCGCTCAAGGGCAATGACGACCGCCGCAACGCGAGCCTCGCCGCCGCGGAGCACCATGCCCAAGAGCTGGAGTGGCAAGCGAACACGGTGTTCGAAGCCCACAAAGGGCAACCGCAGCAGCTAGTTGAAGAGACGACGAAGCGTCTGCAATCGCGGCGGCGCATTGCCGAAGGCTTGCAACGCGATGCCAACACGCTGCTTGAATTGCGTGAGCAAACGCAAGCGGCGGCCGCGTTCGACTGGCGCGCCGATCCCGCGACGGAGTTGTTGACGGCCGAGATTCCCGCAGCGGCAACGGCCGACGATCGGTTGCAGCAGACGCTCAACTTACTCAAACAAGCGGTCCTCGACCTACAGGATCAGAAGCTACCTTCGCTGTTTCTCGAAGGAAAACGCTGGCTCGGTTGGCTCGGCGGAGCGGCCGCGTTCGGAGCCCTCTTCGGCGTCGTTGTCGGCGCCATCTCTGGGCTCGGGTGGATTATCGGCCTCATTGCCGGGTTGGTGCTGGGCTCGATCGGCGGCGGCGCCCTCGTCGCGGTCGCCGTGCCGCGCGGACGACGACGTTCGCTGCAGCAGTTCGGCCGCATCCAACGTCTGCTTGAGCAATACCAGCAGTTGGAGCAGACCACGCTCGTCGAGGCGAAGGCCCACAGCGAGCGTCTCACGCAAGAAAACATCCGCCGCCGCGAACGTGACGTCGCCCACGCTCACGACGAACTCGCAGCAAAGCGGGCAGAACTTCAGACGGCGCATGCGGCGGAACTCTCGCGAGTTGAAGTCGAAGCCGCCGCAGCAATCGCCGAGATCTCGGCGAAGCGCGATGCCGCGCTCTCGGCCGCCGAAGCCAAGTACCCGCCGCTCATCGAGCAGGCCGTTGCCGGTCGCTCGCGCGAGGAACGCGAGAACGCTGAGCGTTTCGATGCTCGTCGCGCTGCGGCGCATGAAAAACAAGCGACCGCTTGGCAGCAAATGGCCGATGCCTGGCAAAGCGGCTTCCGCGCGGTCTCCGACGAACTCGCCGCGATGCAGAATCGCTGCCGCGAATTGTTCCCCGATTGGTCGACGACCGACCTCGCCGCGTGGCAACGCCCCACAGAGCCGCCGGAAGCGATTCCCTTCGGCCTGTGTCCGCTGCCGCTGCAGGCGGTGAAGCATGGCGTGCCGGACGATCCGCGACTCGATCCAGGCGTGCGACGGCTCGTGCTGCCGGCGACGATGCCGCTCAAAGAACAACCGCGGATGGTGATCACCGCCGACGGGGCAGGGCGCCGCGCGGCCGCCGAGGTGCTGCAGCTGATGATGCTGCGGTTCCTCACGTCCATGCCTGCCGGCAAGCTGCGGTTCACGATCATCGATCCCGCCGGCCTCGGCGAGAACTTCGCCGCGTTCATGCACCTGGCCGACTACGACGAGCAACTCGTCGCCGCGCGAATCCTCACCGACTACAAGCAGATCGACGAACGGCTCGGGATCATCAGTCAGCACATGGAAAAAGTGCTGCAGAAGTACCTCCGCAACGAGTTCGCCACGATCCACGAATACAACGAAAGCGCCGGCGAAGTTGCCGAGCCGTACCATGTAATCGTCGCTGCCAACTTCCCGCACGGGTTCTCCGACTCGGCGGCGCGCAAGCTCGTTTCGATCTCGCAGAGCGGTCCGCGGTGCGGGGTCTTCACGCTGCTGAGCATCGACACGGATGTGAAACTGCCGCATGAGTTCCGGCTGCAGCCGCTCCTCGACGACGCGGTCCACCTGCAGTGGCTCGATAACCGGCTCGTCTGGAAATACCCGCTGTTCGAGAAGCTGCCGCTCGAACTTGACCGGATGCCGCAGGCCGAGGAGCTGAACCACCTGCTGCGAATTGCCGGCGAGCAGTCGCGCAAGGCGAGTCGCGTCGAGGTGCCGTTCTCGATGGTGGCGCCGCCGCCCGACCGGCTGTGGGAGGAAGACAGCTCGCGGGAGCTGGTCGTCCCCATGGGTCGAGCCGGCGCGAAGGAATTGCAGTCGCTCCGCTTCGGCGTCGGCACGTCGCAGCACGCTCTCATCTCCGGCAAAACCGGTTCGGGTAAGTCGACGCTGCTGCACGCCCTCATCACAAACGTCGCGCTCCATTACGCTCCCGATCAGGTCGAGCTGTACCTTGTCGACTTTAAGAAGGGCGTGGAATTCAAGGCGTACGCCAACGGACGCTTGCCGCATGCCCGCGTGATCGCCATCGAGAGCGAGCGGGAGTTCGGCGTGAGCGTACTGGAACGGCTCGACGCCGAACTGCGGCGCCGCGGCGAACTGTTCCGCTCGTACGCCGTGCAAGACCTTGGCGGCTTCCGGCGTGCGGCGCCCGAGATCCCGATGCCGCGGACGATGCTCATCGTCGACGAGTTCCAGGAACTGTTCGTCGCCGACGACAAACTGGCCCAAGATGCGGCGCTGTTGCTCGATCGTCTCGTGCGGCAAGGTCGTGCGTTCGGTATCCATGTAATGCTCGGTTCGCAGACGCTCGCCGGCGCCTACTCGCTGGCCCGCAGTACGCTGGGGCAGATGGCCGTTCGCATCGCGCTCGAATGCAGCGAAGCTGATGCGCACCTCATCCTCAGCGATGAAAACACCGCCGCCCGCCTGCTCAATCGCCCGGGCGAGGCGATCTACAACGATCAAAACGGCCTCGTCGCCGGGAACCATCCGTTCCAAGTGGTGTGGCTCCCCGATCCGCAGCGGCAGGCCTACCTCGCCGCGCTGTTGGCGCAGCCGACGCCGCGGATGCCAACCGACGAGCCGACCATCGTGTTCGAAGGAAACATTCCCGCGAACCCGTTCGACAATCCCGACATGGTCGCGGCGATCAGCCACCCCGAGCGAACGACGCACCTTGAGCCAACGCTGTGGCTTGGTTCGGCGGTTCGCATCGAGCCCTCAACGCATCTCGTTCTACGCCGGCAAGGAGGTCACAATCTGATCGTCATCGGCCAAGACGAAGAGATGGCCGCCGGCGTGTTGGCGAACATCGTCATCGCTCTCGCCGCGCAACATGGCGAGGCTGGCGCCCGGTTCACGATCCTCGACGGCACGCGGCCCGAGTCGCACGTCCCCGGCATGTGGAATAACGTCGCTGCCGCGGTCGGCGACGCGGTGGAAGTTGTGCCGCCGCGCGGCGCGGCCGCCGCGATCCACGCGCTCGCCGACGAAGTGAAACGTCGCGGCGAATCGCCCGAAGAACGCTATCCTTCGCTCTACCTGATCATTTACGACCTCGCGCAGATCCGCGACCTGCGGCAGACCGAGGACGATTTTAGTTTCTCGTTCAGCAAAGACAAAAACGCCCCGCCAGCGCCCGATCGACGATTCCGCGAGATCCTCAAAGAGGGGCCCGTCGTCGGCGTGCATGTGCTCCTCTGGTGCGAATCGTACAACTCGCTCACCCGCGCGGTCGATCGGCTGTCGCTCCGCGAAGTGGAGTTCCGTGTTGCGATGCAAATGAGCGGCGCCGACTCGACCAGCCTCATCGACTCGCCAGCGGCGACGCTGCTGGGCGCGAATCGCGCGCTGCTCTATCGCGACGACATCGGCACGCAAACCAAGTTCCGCCCCTACGGCCCGCCGACCGAGGAATGGCTGGCGTGGGTCGCCGAAAAAACAAAACCGCGATCGGCGCTCGCGGAATAGTCTTTGCCAAGTAGCCGCGGGTCAACGACCCGCCGGAGCAAGTTCGCCTGAGGGCTCGCCTCAACTTAACTCCGCATGGCCACGACTGAGTACAGCCGAGGCCATGCCACCATTGATGACCACACTACTCGCTAGCGAACTTCAACAACCGCAACGTCTTCTCATCCTTCTCCCCTCGATAGTACTTCTCTAATAGTCGCTCAAAAACCGATCCCGGCGGCGACGCCTCGGCGAACAGCGTCGCGCACGATCGGAGTTTGAGGTCATCGGGCGTCCCAAACACGGCACGGGCAGATGAACTGTTCACGCTGAGCGCTGCTTCGGCGACTTCGATCAGCCGCGTGTTGAGCGTCGGATGCGCGAGGTAAGCCCGCGCTTCGTCGAGATTCGTGATCGCGTAGCGCTCGGCCATTGGGCTGAACCCGAGGCCGTCGAGTTGGGGGAAGATGAACCACATCCAATGCGTCTCCTTACGACCGGCGCGGATCTCGGCCAAGGCCCGCGCGTAGACGTGCTCTTGGGCGTCGAGGAAACGCTGCAGGTTGAAGGAGTCGGCGGAGTGCATGTTTGGTCGGAGGTTAGGAAACGCTTAATCCGTCTGCTGACGTCGTTCTCTTTGCTTCACACTGAATTGCCAACGACGCCTAGAGAATGCGGCAATGCTTAACAGCGAATTGCCTTGGATTGCTCGCGCTAATTCGCGAGATTCGCAGCCTGTCCTTACTTCCATCTTTCCTTCGCGCTCTTGGTTCCTTATCGGTTAGTCTTTTAATCTCTGTGCCAGAGCGACTCGGGCGTCGTGGCGCCTTCGAGCGCGCGGGCGATGAGGGCGGTGCGTTCGAGGGCTTCGCGGAGGGGGGCGGACCAGGGGCCCGTTTGGGCGCGCTGCCAGGCGGTGCGGGCCATGTCGATTGCCGGGTCGTCGCCATCGGCGAGCGGGTCGGCAGGCAGGCGATCATAGTACGCGCGGAACATCGTCGTCGATGCAAAAAACTCGCGGAGGCCATGCTGGTCGGCGAGCGCCGCCTGCAACCGCAGGCAGGCGTGTTCGTGGACCCGTTTGGCTGGATTGAAATTGTCGAGTCCCCAGTCGGGCAAGCTCAAACAGTCAGGCCCTTCGCAGAGGGCGTGGCAGGTCTCGTGCAAAATCATCTGGGCGAGCGAATCGTCGGGATCGAGCGTCTCGGGGGTGCCGATCGCGAGCACGCCGGCGCCATTCCACGACGCGTTCACCTCGGCGCTGCGGACGACTTGGATTCCCATCTGAGCGGCGGCGTAGGTCCAGACGAGGTCGAGCGGATCGGCGTAGCTTTTGGTGATCTTTCGCACTGGATTGCGTTCGTTCCCTGGAGTGGCTGCAGCAGTATGAAGTGTAAATGCTGAGGCCGGGCCACGACAGCCGGCCCCGCTGTAACCGTTACCACCCCTCCCGTCGGCAAAAGCTGCAAAACGCTCATCCGGCCGGCGGTTCGCGACGATCGAGCCTGTTGGAGAAATCGTCTTCGATCCACTGGAGTACGGGCGGTGTCGATCTTTCACAAGCGTGCCGTGGGAGGATGGTGTGCGGCGCTGAGCCTGGCGATCGGCCCGGCCGGGCGCGCGGACGAAGTCGCGACCACCTCCGCCGCTGCCGAGGTGTCGGCAATCAGCCGTTCGTGGGCGAGCGAGAACGCCAGCGTCGTCGACTATCGCGAAGCTGCGCCCTCTCCGTACGCGCTCTGCGCGCAGGGCGGCGGCTCGTCTCTCATGGAAGAGATGGAAGCCGTCATGAAGCGGATGGCGGATTCGGGCGTCGTCTACCACATCATCACGCCGCAGTTCTACCAGGGCGTCGCCGGCGGCGGGCGCGATCGCGGCTTCGAATATGGCGGCAAGGTCGATCAGTACCTCATCCTCGACGGCGGCAAGTTGCTCGGCGTCGAGGGGTTCGGCGTGACGACGCACGTCGAAACGCGTTACGGGCAAGACGTCAACGCCGAAGCGGTCGGCATGGCGCCGGTGAACGTCGCGATGCTCTACCCAAACGCCGGCGAGCATGACACGGCGATCACGGGTCTCACGCTCACGCAATACCTCTCGGAAGATTGGCAAGTCTCCGCGGGCAAAGTAAATGCGCTCGACATGTTCTACGCCCTCTACCCGCAGACGGGCCGCGGCGTGAACGGGTTCATGAACGCGAGCGCGATCATCCCGCTGGGCGTCGGGCGCGTCGTGCCGCTGTCGTTCATGGGGGCCGGCATCACGAAGTTCGTCGACGGCCGGCCGACGTTCGCGGTGATGGCGTTCGACAATCAAGACGTCACCACCACCAGCGGCTTCGACGACATGTTCGACAACGGCGCCAACATCATGGCGACGTACCGTTACTACACCATGTTTGGCGGGCTGCCTGGTTCGCACATGGCGGGCGGCATTTGGGCCACGGGCGAATACGTCTCGTACGATCCGCTCAGCTTCGTCATCATCCCAGGGCAGGGGGTCGGGGCCGTGAAGCAGCACGGCGCCTACTCGCTCATCTACATCGGCGAGCAGACGTTGTGGACCGACGGAGCAAAGGATGGCCGCAACGTCGGCTTCTTGACGCAGTGGTGCCTCGCGGAGGAAGAGACGAGCCCGTTCGCGTGGACGTGCAACGCAGCGATTCAAACGAAGGGGCTGAGTCGGTCGCGGCCGAACGACGCGATCGGCGT
This sequence is a window from Lacipirellula parvula. Protein-coding genes within it:
- a CDS encoding aminotransferase class I/II-fold pyridoxal phosphate-dependent enzyme, which translates into the protein MHTDQLPGSFFGPSTLVELLRHRAMHQGDDLGYRFLLDGEKSTLEWTYADVDRKARAIAASLQAMDMQGERALLLYPSGLDFVAAFFGCLYAGVIAVPAYPPRRNRNMARIDAIANDAEAKIALTTFEVLERVQTMIADTPALQRIRWRATDQWDDELADQWRRPDVHGDTLAFLQYTSGSTGTPKGVMLTHSNLMHNSAMITYAFEHSRSGSGCFWLPLYHDMGLIGGILQPLYMGRLNTLLSPTHFLQRPVRWLQAISQSGSTISGGPNFAYDLCAEKVTAEQKRTLDLSRWSLAFNGAEPVRAETIERFSNAFAECGFRREAFYPCYGLAEATLIVAGGYKQSEPVVQSFDLHALEKHEVVPAPTGAEHARELVGSGGNLLDQNIVIADPDTFEPCTANQVGEIWVSGPSVAQGYWRREDATHETFQARLRDGRGPFLRTGDLGFLHKGELFVTGRLKDLIIIHGVNYYPQDIEQSIGVAHEKVKLGVAAAFAVGDQGAERLVVVQETERGRNLDFEEIITAIRKRIAGDFELPVSAVVLLKTGSIPKTSSGKIQRHACQAGYLAGTLAAVATWSAETGQVEVIKSVRRRDSEDGDDESDGLEVAADLPQKPAAINGFAAHKPVPVNAAAPKGADPRLTGNRPQIIEVVYAKVREIGRERVGELDWDTNIVELGLDSLERMEIVASLEEAFGGRFPDSVLPSMETCGEVVEAIEQFMGGELKVRTGAPAAYEVAEEDYQFAKSAEYLRLQENFKLTTQHGMTNPFFTVHEGIMNDRTIINGQEYINFCSYNYIGMSGDPVVVNATRDAVARYGTSVSASRLVSGEKPLHGALERGIADFIGTEAAIVLVGGHSTNETVIGHLFGPGDLILHDSLSHNSIMQGAILSGARRRPFPHNDWRALEKILGEIRHEYRRVLIVVEGVYSMDGDYPDLPQFVEIKKRHKAYLMVDEAHSLGTMGLHGRGMSEHFGINPREVDLWMGTLSKSLGSCGGYIAAQKEIVEYLKYTAPGFVYSVGLSPANAAAALASLNLLQEEPERVARLAENSRLFLRLSKDAGLNTGGSNNTAVVPVITGNSEHALVLSQLLRSRGINVQPILYPAVEERAARLRFFITSNHTPEQIHYTVRAVAEELDSIDPSYRGADRPLPELLETPFDSRTAALPPR
- a CDS encoding WXG100 family type VII secretion target; this encodes MSQAVVDPAELRRFAHQLKLFNAELEERMTTLAGQLHALNVTWRDQEQKKFSEEFEQHMKLISRSIEATNEYAPFLLRKAERIEEYLTQR
- a CDS encoding FtsK/SpoIIIE domain-containing protein; the encoded protein is MTTPRLSTRRELELMQQLQQVADKRAGEERILAAAISAELETAEKEFEQTARKLNEAYSAKSRVLEEEYATVSQAAIVAHDEAIRQAETRHKTALKGNDDRRNASLAAAEHHAQELEWQANTVFEAHKGQPQQLVEETTKRLQSRRRIAEGLQRDANTLLELREQTQAAAAFDWRADPATELLTAEIPAAATADDRLQQTLNLLKQAVLDLQDQKLPSLFLEGKRWLGWLGGAAAFGALFGVVVGAISGLGWIIGLIAGLVLGSIGGGALVAVAVPRGRRRSLQQFGRIQRLLEQYQQLEQTTLVEAKAHSERLTQENIRRRERDVAHAHDELAAKRAELQTAHAAELSRVEVEAAAAIAEISAKRDAALSAAEAKYPPLIEQAVAGRSREERENAERFDARRAAAHEKQATAWQQMADAWQSGFRAVSDELAAMQNRCRELFPDWSTTDLAAWQRPTEPPEAIPFGLCPLPLQAVKHGVPDDPRLDPGVRRLVLPATMPLKEQPRMVITADGAGRRAAAEVLQLMMLRFLTSMPAGKLRFTIIDPAGLGENFAAFMHLADYDEQLVAARILTDYKQIDERLGIISQHMEKVLQKYLRNEFATIHEYNESAGEVAEPYHVIVAANFPHGFSDSAARKLVSISQSGPRCGVFTLLSIDTDVKLPHEFRLQPLLDDAVHLQWLDNRLVWKYPLFEKLPLELDRMPQAEELNHLLRIAGEQSRKASRVEVPFSMVAPPPDRLWEEDSSRELVVPMGRAGAKELQSLRFGVGTSQHALISGKTGSGKSTLLHALITNVALHYAPDQVELYLVDFKKGVEFKAYANGRLPHARVIAIESEREFGVSVLERLDAELRRRGELFRSYAVQDLGGFRRAAPEIPMPRTMLIVDEFQELFVADDKLAQDAALLLDRLVRQGRAFGIHVMLGSQTLAGAYSLARSTLGQMAVRIALECSEADAHLILSDENTAARLLNRPGEAIYNDQNGLVAGNHPFQVVWLPDPQRQAYLAALLAQPTPRMPTDEPTIVFEGNIPANPFDNPDMVAAISHPERTTHLEPTLWLGSAVRIEPSTHLVLRRQGGHNLIVIGQDEEMAAGVLANIVIALAAQHGEAGARFTILDGTRPESHVPGMWNNVAAAVGDAVEVVPPRGAAAAIHALADEVKRRGESPEERYPSLYLIIYDLAQIRDLRQTEDDFSFSFSKDKNAPPAPDRRFREILKEGPVVGVHVLLWCESYNSLTRAVDRLSLREVEFRVAMQMSGADSTSLIDSPAATLLGANRALLYRDDIGTQTKFRPYGPPTEEWLAWVAEKTKPRSALAE
- a CDS encoding DUF1810 domain-containing protein, producing the protein MHSADSFNLQRFLDAQEHVYARALAEIRAGRKETHWMWFIFPQLDGLGFSPMAERYAITNLDEARAYLAHPTLNTRLIEVAEAALSVNSSSARAVFGTPDDLKLRSCATLFAEASPPGSVFERLLEKYYRGEKDEKTLRLLKFASE
- a CDS encoding carbohydrate porin; its protein translation is MSIFHKRAVGGWCAALSLAIGPAGRADEVATTSAAAEVSAISRSWASENASVVDYREAAPSPYALCAQGGGSSLMEEMEAVMKRMADSGVVYHIITPQFYQGVAGGGRDRGFEYGGKVDQYLILDGGKLLGVEGFGVTTHVETRYGQDVNAEAVGMAPVNVAMLYPNAGEHDTAITGLTLTQYLSEDWQVSAGKVNALDMFYALYPQTGRGVNGFMNASAIIPLGVGRVVPLSFMGAGITKFVDGRPTFAVMAFDNQDVTTTSGFDDMFDNGANIMATYRYYTMFGGLPGSHMAGGIWATGEYVSYDPLSFVIIPGQGVGAVKQHGAYSLIYIGEQTLWTDGAKDGRNVGFLTQWCLAEEETSPFAWTCNAAIQTKGLSRSRPNDAIGVGYFHSGLSNDFVNSLSPVFDLRDVNGVELYYNMSLAPCFNVTTDLQVIEPAETQYDTAVVAGLRAVLQL